A DNA window from Polyangiaceae bacterium contains the following coding sequences:
- a CDS encoding tRNA-uridine aminocarboxypropyltransferase, with protein MSETPRARCLTCHKPSVTCVCSTVPRLLNRTCVTVFQHPRERFHALGTVRFLQLGLANSRVVVVHRHLPPPTLQLAESAVLLYPSPDVPLLEELEPPVDELVVVDGTWHHAKTLLRDVPALRRLRRARLAPAEPSRYRLRREPRRECVSTLEATVQALRCLEPTLSGYDALLAAFDAMIDRQIALARRDATTRRQVLGQRPRHLRHLPLALTEQFERVVAIYAERVSTPRGRELVQLVGWRAHDGGVFEARVVFPSDADPTHLRCAGLDPSRPEEALVPAVARFREFCGRAPTLIAWHQRTLDAVSPLLSAGTQVCLKAVYKRAWPQRLGTLEACTRAQALQPHPLPIEGRARERLGCAVALLLHLTNSGKDPSTNVDACDLLDGQSESSRAQIG; from the coding sequence TTGAGCGAAACGCCCCGCGCACGCTGTCTGACGTGTCACAAGCCCAGCGTCACTTGCGTGTGCTCCACAGTGCCGCGACTCCTCAATCGTACTTGCGTCACGGTATTCCAACACCCGCGCGAGCGCTTTCACGCGCTCGGCACCGTACGCTTTCTACAGCTGGGGCTCGCCAACTCGCGGGTGGTCGTGGTTCATCGCCACCTGCCACCACCCACTCTCCAGCTGGCAGAGAGTGCCGTCTTACTCTATCCGTCGCCCGACGTACCGTTGCTCGAAGAGCTGGAACCGCCCGTGGACGAACTCGTGGTGGTCGACGGCACCTGGCATCATGCGAAGACTCTTCTGCGGGACGTCCCCGCGCTTCGGCGCTTGCGCCGCGCTCGCCTGGCCCCCGCTGAGCCGAGTCGCTACCGCCTGCGCCGCGAACCTCGTCGAGAATGCGTCTCCACGCTGGAAGCCACCGTGCAAGCCCTGCGCTGCCTAGAGCCGACGCTCAGCGGATACGACGCGCTGCTCGCTGCCTTCGATGCCATGATTGACCGTCAGATCGCCCTGGCGCGTCGCGATGCCACGACTCGCCGCCAAGTCCTCGGGCAGCGGCCTCGCCATCTGCGTCATCTCCCCCTCGCGCTCACGGAGCAGTTCGAACGCGTGGTCGCCATCTATGCCGAGCGCGTCTCCACGCCCCGGGGCAGGGAGTTGGTCCAGCTGGTGGGGTGGCGCGCGCACGACGGCGGCGTATTCGAAGCACGAGTCGTCTTTCCGTCGGATGCGGATCCGACACACCTGCGCTGCGCGGGTCTCGATCCCAGCCGCCCGGAAGAAGCCCTGGTCCCGGCGGTGGCGCGCTTCCGCGAGTTCTGCGGGCGGGCACCGACGCTGATCGCGTGGCACCAGCGCACCCTGGACGCTGTGTCGCCGCTGCTGTCAGCCGGAACGCAAGTGTGTCTGAAGGCGGTATACAAACGCGCCTGGCCGCAGCGCCTTGGCACTCTGGAAGCGTGCACACGAGCTCAGGCGCTGCAGCCGCATCCGCTACCCATCGAGGGTCGCGCGCGGGAGCGTTTGGGCTGCGCCGTGGCCCTGCTCTTGCACCTCACGAACTCAGGGAAAGATCCCAGCACCAACGTAGACGCGTGCGACCTTCTCGATGGCCAGAGCGAAAGCAGCCGTGCGCAGATCGGGTAG